The stretch of DNA AAGAAAAGCGATCTATTGGAATCAAAGGGCCAGAATCTCTTGGCTCAAAGATGGGGATAAATGCTCTAAGTTTTTCTTCCTTTCGGCGACCATTAAGGGGCGTCGAAATGCCATTGAGAGTATTATAGACAAAGATAATGTCTGGATCTCCGGCCGGGAAGCCATAGGGAGTGAGTTCATGGACTACTTTAAGGGTATATTTACGGAGGCTGCGAATTGTCTGGATTACAATTGCTCCCAGTTGTTTCAGGACCGAATCACCCAGGAAGAGTTGGAGGCTCTTGTTTGCTCTCCTAGTTCTGATGAGATCAAAAAAACTCTGTTTGCCATGAATAACCATAAAGCACCGGGTCCTGATGGGATGTCAGTTTTGTTTTATAAACATTATTGGGAGTCTGTTGGTGTTGATTTCTGTGATGCGATTCAAGACTTCTTTGTAAATGGCCACATGCATAGAGGGATTAATGCCACGAACATTGTGCTCATCCCGAAGGTCCAAAATCTTAAACGTACAAATCACTTCAGGCCTATTTCTTTATGCAATGTAGTGTACAAGGTTATAGCTAAGATTTTAGCAAACAGGATAAAACCCATTCTTCCTTCTATCATATGCCCTACGCAAGGTGCTTTTGTTCTGGGGCGGAATATCCATGATAATAATGTGATTATCCAAGAAATTATCCACTCCTTTAATAGGAAGAAAGGTAAGGAGGGGTTCTTTGCTATAAAAATCGATCTTGTCAAAGCTTACGACAGGCTGAGCTGGAGGTTTATTGATCATGTTCTAGAATGCTCTGGCATTCCTATGGGGTTCCGTCATTGGATTTCGCAGTGTATTTCAACTACGACCCTCAACATCTGTCTAAATGGGGGTCAGGTAGGAAACATCAAACCCTCTTGTGGGCTTCTTCAAGGAGACCCTCTCTCCCCATACCTTTTCATCTGGGATGCTGAAGTTCTTTCAAGATTGATCTCCAATACCCTTGACCGGGGTAACATCAAGGGGATAAATCTTAGCAGGGGAGGCCCGGTGCTCTCTCACATTTTCTTTGCTGATGATTTAATCTTGGTGGGTAGAGCTAATTTAATTGAGGCAAATGGATTCTGGAGTTGCCTAGAAAATTTCTGTTCTTGGTCGGGCCAGCAGGTAAACAAGCTTAAGACAACCATTTTCTTTAGTAAAAACACCCCGATGGAAATGCGGCGTGATATCAAGGTAGCTTTGGGAATTGATTATCCAGAGGGGTGCATAAAATATTTGGGTCTGCCTCTCTTCAGATCTAGGCAAAAGGATGctgattttaattttattttagacaATCTCACGACAAAGCTTCAAGGTTGGAAGGCAAAAACTTTGTCAAAGGCGGGGCGAGCAACTCTTATAAAATCTGTGGGTTTGTCGCTGCCAATGTATGCTATGCAAACCACAAAACTTTCTACTCGTATGGTCAACCGAATCGATGGGTTGGTCCGAGACTTCTAGTGGGGTTTCGAGAAAGGAAATCATGGTATTCACCTTAAGGCTTGGGATAAACTCTGCCTTCCGAAATCTTTTGGCGGGCTGGGTTTCAGGAAAACTAAAGAAATGAACCAGGCCTTCTTATCAAAATGGGGGTGGAATATCCTAAACGGAAGCCAATCTTTATGTTGCAAAGTTTTGGAAGCCAAGTATCTCAGGGGCAAAGATTTTCTCACCTGCAGGTACAAAAATTCTGATTCTTGGTTCTGGAAGAGTGTTGTGAAAGCTAATTCTATCTTGAGGAAAGGGGCTTGCAAGCTAATAGCTAATGGAGAGACTACGAATATCTGGCGGGACCCCTGGATTCCTCACTATAAAGGTTTCTATCCGAAACCAAGTGGGGgtgcccccccccccccccccccccaacctAAACCTTGTGGCAGATCTTGTTCAAGACAATGGGCATTGGGATACCCAAAAGCTGAACCACTGTTTTGACAATGAAACAGTTACAGCCATTCTCAAAGGGGGTCAACCCTCTAGTGGCGGAGTTGATAGGTGGATATGGACTCTGGAGAGTAATGGACAGTTCTCGTGCAAGTCTGCTTATCTTGCTCAGGCCTTGGAAAGAGCTCCCCATTGTGTTGTTGCCCCAAAGCTTTGGAACCAACTCTGGAATAGCAAAATTTTGGAGCGTCATAAGGTCTTATGGTGGTGTATCTTGTCTAGTGCCCTCCCGGTAAGAGCTGTGATTGGTACTAGATTCCATATAGATGATCAAAGCTGTCCACTTTGTGGAAGGTGTGTAGAATCCATTGAACACCTGTTTCTATCCTGTGAGGTGGCTCTTCATTTCTGGCGTTCATCTCCTTGGGGTATCTATCCGGTGTGTGATACAGGCATCCGAGCTTGGGATTGGGTCAAGTTCATCTGGGATCTAAAACATAAAGGAGCTCGTGTCGATGATATATTCTTATATGCTTCTATTGTTGTGGATACTATTTGGAGGGTGCGTAATGAGAAGGTCCATAATAACTGTCCTGTTGATATTAACAAATGCATTGATAATATTTGTAATTCTTATGCAGATATGTTTGATACCTTGCTCCAAAGTCCTACCCCAGCTTTAAAGGAAGCTTGGTCCCTTCCTCCTCAGGATTGGATTAAGCTGAATTGTGATGTAAAAGTGGGGTTGGATAGTATGTGTATTGCTGTTGTGGCAAGAAACCATCTTGGCAAAGTGATTAGAATTCAGACAGCTCGGGAGAACTTCTCGGATGTTCTTTGTGGTGAAGCGGCGGCCTGCTCTTTGGCAGTGACTGCTGCCCTGGATATCGGCTCTAAGTATGTTATAGTGGAGAGTGACTCGAGAGTGGTTATTGACGCCATCAATGGGAAGGGGTCTCGTTGGGCAATAGAGAACTACATCTCCTTTTGTACTAAGTCATCTCACTCTTTTAGTAGttgttatttttctttcatCAGTAGATCCTGTAATTTTGCCGCTCATAATGTGGCTAGATGGGCTTTTACCCATCAGACTTTTGGGTCCCTCCCAGTAGATTCCGTCCCGGACACCCTATTCTGTAATGACCGAGAGGTCTAAATCTTTATGAATCTATGATATAAAtgcttttatcaaaaaaaataaatatcttttagtgtcattttataattagttagcatacttttaaaaaattataattaaaagacttaatatttaattacatgaatctattaaaaaaaaaattacagcaataaaaatattaatacatacTAATAAGAGTTTGATTTCAAAAGTTCCAAAGAAAAGTATATGGACTTTGGCTCGGTTAATAAAGCTTGCTTTAgcctttacttttattttttattttttattctttttgaaATGGGCTAGCTGTAgcctttagaattataattttattaagagGAGTAGCATTAAAGgatgttaatttttatttgagtaGACAATACGACAAACTTCTGTCCACGGCCTAACAAGCTGCTACCTATTTAATGAATGATTTctgatttaaaaaaattgagtatatgtcatatacattatatatgtataacaaAATATTAACGTACGTGACactattatttatagatatacgTTAAATAtgctgtatatatatatttttaaaagtaaataaagaatttttattaatttattaaatcagttaagaaaaataaaattctatcTTAATAAGAACATCATTGCTGTTGTATATTTGATCGAGAAAAGAAAGACTATAAGCAATTATATTATAGattgtttaataaaaaataagaaaatattatttaaagatgaaaaaaattacaataatcTTTTATAATAACCTCAAACAATCTGTCATAATTGATTTCTAATCCAATTTACTGCTTCTTTTATACTAATTTACTTCAGTGAAATTTAAAATGCCAATACCAAAAAacccatatatattatatatatatataaataggctAGTTTGAGTTTCTTTGACTTCTCAATTTATAATACACGTAATATAACTTAACCatgcaagaagaagaagagtgcCATTTACTCCCAGGAAATTAATAAGTATCAGTCACTTTCCGTTACTTTTTGATCAAGTTGACTAAATACACGatcttattaattaaataatgctAGCCATCTCATCATCATCTCTTATACTCCTGATGGCTACACATCACGATATCAAGACCATCTTATTACTTCTCTTTTTCGGTACGAACGTTCAcgctattatttattataatatatttatacatcTTTATGAACCAATCTATTCTGGCCACGATATCCTATTTTCCCATTTGCATTAACGTTTTTTGTTGGGTTCCCAGTGATATACTTTACCAACCACTAAACTTTATTATGCCATTAATTAATTAGGTTCAAAGTCAAAGGCATTCATAATTAATACTGTTTCTTCTCTATTTAGAGCATCTCCATATCtctaataaaaaagtaaataaattatataagttCATCTTATTAAAAGTTAATTTATTATAGTATACTAAattatcatataaatatatcacccttttatatttattattatgctatttttaatattttattattaaattttaatgaacatatttttttgaattaataacTTGCATACACAATGGAGCACCATGATAAAAAATGAtgtaaaaatatttcaaaattactttttatgttaaatataatttaatttttacatcTTCTATTAAAGATAATCTTAcatcttcaattaatcaatacTTACATATATTGACAATTTTCAGGAATGAgtccatatataaatatatacatgatatatttttctttatactatatatacccAAACAAGAACTTCTTATTAGTTACGTTAATGGAATATCCATAATGTACAACAAATTCCAACGAATTTTCTTTAATGtgtatcaaaaattaaaactaaataagGAAATTGTATATTTAGAGATAATAGAGATGGTTTAGGGAGCTATTTAACActaaatatatacacatatatactttcctcacaaaatatataatgacaGCGGTAAgtgataaataattaaataatatatgttTTGTTGTTATAATTATGTTGTGGATGTGCGTGCGAGAACTGAGCCAAACAACCGTGCCATGTCTCATTATTAACAATTTTTGCAGAGAATCCACAGTTATCCACACCATCTATCTACATTCCAAATATTCCAAAATTAGGGTTAGAGGCACATATCGCAAGTAGTACTACATATGATGACATCAAAACAaccaatatatattatatattttgttctACTACTACTGCTTCCGCTACTACTTGTTGTGACTACTTGTCACACTTGCATAACATGAATTtctttatatgatatataaatcCAAACCACAACTCATCATTATGTACTTGTCTCTTGTACTCTGATCTGAtatattatttctattattaattataataacaataacaatattCTCTCTGCTTTTCTTTGCTGcccatgaaaaaaataaaatgaaatagcTGTCTCTTTCTCTGAGTACGTGCCACCCCAGACTAATTCCCTTCCACACGTGACTTCACCTGGTCGTCACACAATGCGTCTGTCTCCACACGTGCAAGTGGTGTTGATGTTGATGATATTGGTGGTGGCTCCGGCTGTGCCCGTGGCCTTGGTGCTGATGGCCATGGTGATGGTGATGGTGGTTGTGGTTGTTCACTACCTCCTCGTGACACCGCCGTAATCCTTCTCCGCTACTCACCGGAATCTTCATTTCCTGAtcgtcatcatcatcaccatcatctttttcttcttcttcttcttttttctcctCCGAAATAATAACCTCTTCCGGAAcaacttctttttctttctcttctactttttcatcattgcaatcctcttcttcctctgcaTCATCACAATCATCGTCATCTCTTATGAATTGCAATCTCAACCGTCCATTTTCACGAAACGCTCGGAGAATCTCCGGCCGATGAATCCTAACCTCAGTGAGCTCCAACCTCCCCTCCTTTCTCACCGCCTGGAGATAAAAACTAGGTTGACCATTCTGGTTAAGCGAAGAAAGTGGCGGCGGAAACT from Cannabis sativa cultivar Pink pepper isolate KNU-18-1 chromosome 2, ASM2916894v1, whole genome shotgun sequence encodes:
- the LOC133034516 gene encoding uncharacterized protein LOC133034516, producing the protein MERLRISGGTPGFLTIKVSIRNQVGVPPPPPPPNLNLVADLVQDNGHWDTQKLNHCFDNETVTAILKGGQPSSGGVDRWIWTLESNGQFSCKSAYLAQALERAPHCVVAPKLWNQLWNSKILERHKVLWWCILSSALPVRAVIGTRFHIDDQSCPLCGRCVESIEHLFLSCEVALHFWRSSPWGIYPVCDTGIRAWDWVKFIWDLKHKGARVDDIFLYASIVVDTIWRVRNEKVHNNCPVDINKCIDNICNSYADMFDTLLQSPTPALKEAWSLPPQDWIKLNCDVKVGLDSMCIAVVARNHLGKVIRIQTARENFSDVLCGEAAACSLAVTAALDIGSKYVIVESDSRVVIDAINGKGSRWAIENYISFCTKSSHSFSSCYFSFISRSCNFAAHNVARWAFTHQTFGSLPVDSVPDTLFCNDREV